A portion of the Acidobacteriota bacterium genome contains these proteins:
- a CDS encoding efflux RND transporter periplasmic adaptor subunit: MSPSPQRSRPLLMIALGVGALLFGIVLGQFLPADLLGLRGTSAKQPASQDDPDPLWTCGMHPHVIEHGPGQCPICGMDLTPVRGSDGDFADDHPAHPAADAIRIEPEMVQNMNVRTAEVTRRDLNQPIRTVGYLEFDQQRMVTVTTKYKGWVEKVYVNYVGEEVRRGQPLFEIYSPELVQTERELLSALEFVEEMRDAPADALERAESMVESARVRLTYWDIAPQQIARLEETGEVFRTLSVAAPSGGLVMKRMAGLEGMAVEPGMELFHIADLSNLWVSVELFESQLAAVREGTEALIELSYFPGETFRGTVRYLEPELSEETRTMRAMVEVPNPRGRLRKGMYATVELNPIQVPDALVVPSHAVLRTGERNVVVEALGEGRFAPREIVLGHRADGYTEILSGLDEGTRVVTSAQFLLDSESTLREAVQKMVAERSERPATAPLMTDPAMADPSPAAPDAAHEMTDPSDHSGHGDHSEP, encoded by the coding sequence ATGAGCCCTTCCCCGCAACGCTCCCGCCCCCTCTTGATGATCGCCCTCGGAGTCGGGGCGCTACTGTTCGGCATCGTCCTCGGCCAGTTTCTGCCGGCGGATCTCCTTGGCCTTCGCGGCACATCCGCAAAACAGCCGGCCTCGCAGGACGACCCGGATCCGCTCTGGACCTGCGGCATGCACCCCCACGTGATCGAGCACGGTCCCGGCCAGTGTCCGATCTGCGGCATGGATCTGACCCCGGTGCGCGGCAGCGACGGGGATTTCGCCGACGACCATCCAGCGCACCCCGCCGCGGACGCTATCCGCATCGAACCGGAGATGGTCCAGAACATGAACGTTCGCACCGCCGAGGTGACTCGCCGCGACCTCAACCAGCCCATCCGGACCGTCGGCTACCTGGAGTTCGACCAGCAGCGCATGGTGACCGTCACCACCAAGTACAAGGGCTGGGTGGAGAAGGTCTACGTCAACTACGTCGGCGAGGAGGTGCGTCGCGGCCAGCCGCTTTTTGAGATTTACTCTCCGGAGCTAGTGCAGACGGAGCGCGAGCTGCTGTCGGCCCTCGAGTTCGTCGAGGAGATGCGCGACGCGCCGGCGGACGCACTCGAGCGGGCGGAGTCGATGGTCGAGTCGGCGCGAGTGCGGCTGACCTACTGGGACATCGCCCCCCAGCAGATCGCCCGCTTGGAGGAGACCGGCGAGGTGTTTCGTACCCTCAGCGTGGCCGCGCCCTCCGGCGGCCTGGTGATGAAGCGCATGGCGGGCCTCGAAGGGATGGCCGTGGAGCCGGGAATGGAGCTGTTCCACATCGCCGATCTGAGCAACCTATGGGTTTCGGTGGAGCTGTTCGAAAGTCAACTCGCCGCGGTGCGGGAAGGCACCGAAGCCCTGATCGAACTGTCGTACTTCCCCGGCGAGACCTTCCGGGGCACGGTGCGCTACCTGGAACCGGAACTGTCGGAGGAAACCCGCACCATGCGGGCGATGGTCGAGGTGCCGAATCCGCGCGGCCGTCTGCGCAAGGGCATGTACGCCACCGTCGAGTTGAACCCCATCCAGGTGCCCGACGCCCTCGTCGTGCCCTCCCATGCGGTGCTGCGGACGGGCGAGCGCAACGTGGTGGTCGAAGCCCTCGGAGAGGGCCGCTTCGCGCCGCGGGAGATCGTCCTCGGTCACCGTGCGGACGGCTACACAGAGATCCTTTCCGGCCTCGATGAAGGCACAAGGGTGGTGACCTCGGCGCAGTTCCTGCTCGATTCCGAGTCCACCCTGCGCGAGGCGGTGCAGAAGATGGTCGCCGAGCGTAGCGAGAGACCGGCCACCGCCCCCCTGATGACCGACCCGGCGATGGCGGATCCCTCTCCGGCGGCGCCCGATGCGGCCCACGAGATGACCGACCCGTCGGATCACTCCGGGCACGGCGATCATTCCGAGCCCTGA
- a CDS encoding T3SS effector HopA1 family protein, with the protein MTRSVPLASEAVEAPPGLRRVLAAIHLRSPTAFDFPSAVPAAAAGPREPVSPAMRGRLEEALRDRLYSAAFARPLPGAAESVAGGLGTGASVFAEPNREDAALGPEELASRLREANQGRERWLAGWRIESVRSSGEIVAARGDLRRSARFGDYALTFSEDLRPFGGAAATLRLAVDSLTLQAGVYTVFGEALPEPGDRSPALRLYLATAGAALPDLYAVLTGELNRRQVPFTLKSMLVPGERHRLDATVLYLPRRHHALARRVADWLSGQTLGPAVPLFTAPLAPGIGLAQSPGNGESFGMHRCRLLAEGVVEAWLSGHQDVTHRLQAVAERFRAAHLDLAQPHRGRIDGRALAPSSAAPPGAPTAAVEQSIALCTERGWLPAGVRWQATDVTRRNSNVALRAVSEVDGDAAVSYGFFLKKLRVMGEESRRMMEREAAVYRLASRDPACAALGDLLPRFHGFDRASGILLLDLVEDGATLVERQRSGARAARTSAAALGRALALLHGQVDPSTRLDPGLFPRQVPGIFTAHRGGPLLDWLSSGQKRLVEEIGKHPLLASILDAAVADWRFDCFTHGDLKWQNALLERSGRLYLVDWELADVGDAAWDVGSGLQDWIAEAVRRPGHRLELRAAARAYWAAYHTSPAVAFDAASFDRRCRVCAAARLLQAALEEMRAQDPQSTIAPAAGSLPRRLVDQAISLLENLNDADPWPP; encoded by the coding sequence ATGACCCGGTCCGTTCCCCTCGCATCGGAGGCGGTCGAAGCGCCTCCGGGGCTGCGCCGGGTCCTGGCAGCGATCCACCTTCGCTCCCCGACGGCCTTCGACTTTCCGTCGGCGGTTCCGGCGGCGGCCGCAGGGCCGCGGGAGCCGGTTTCCCCGGCGATGCGGGGTCGGCTGGAGGAGGCGTTGCGAGATCGGCTCTACAGCGCCGCCTTTGCCCGCCCGCTCCCCGGAGCCGCGGAGTCCGTGGCCGGGGGCCTAGGAACCGGCGCCTCGGTGTTCGCGGAACCGAACCGCGAAGACGCCGCGCTGGGGCCCGAAGAACTCGCCAGTCGCTTGCGAGAGGCCAATCAGGGCCGCGAACGCTGGCTTGCCGGCTGGCGCATCGAGTCGGTCCGGTCGTCCGGTGAGATCGTCGCCGCAAGGGGCGACCTCCGACGCAGTGCTCGGTTCGGCGACTACGCTCTGACCTTCAGCGAGGATTTGCGGCCCTTCGGCGGAGCCGCCGCCACCTTGCGCCTGGCGGTCGATTCATTGACGCTGCAAGCTGGGGTCTACACCGTCTTTGGGGAAGCGCTGCCCGAACCGGGAGACCGTTCGCCGGCACTGCGTCTCTACCTGGCTACCGCCGGTGCGGCCTTGCCGGACCTCTACGCTGTGCTCACCGGTGAACTCAATCGGCGCCAGGTTCCGTTCACCTTGAAGAGCATGCTGGTGCCGGGCGAACGTCATCGCCTAGACGCCACCGTTTTGTACCTGCCTCGCCGGCACCACGCTCTAGCCCGGCGAGTGGCCGATTGGCTCTCGGGACAAACCCTCGGGCCGGCGGTGCCGCTGTTCACCGCGCCTCTCGCTCCGGGTATCGGTTTGGCGCAGAGTCCCGGCAATGGCGAAAGTTTCGGTATGCACCGCTGCCGCCTCCTGGCCGAGGGGGTGGTGGAGGCTTGGCTCTCGGGACACCAAGACGTCACCCACCGTCTGCAGGCGGTGGCCGAGCGGTTCCGCGCGGCGCACCTCGATCTCGCGCAGCCCCATCGGGGAAGGATAGACGGTCGGGCGCTCGCCCCATCATCGGCTGCACCGCCGGGGGCTCCCACCGCAGCGGTCGAGCAGTCCATCGCCCTTTGCACCGAGCGCGGCTGGTTGCCCGCGGGAGTCCGTTGGCAGGCCACCGACGTGACCCGGCGCAACTCGAACGTGGCGCTGCGGGCGGTATCTGAGGTCGACGGTGACGCGGCGGTGTCCTACGGTTTCTTCCTCAAGAAGCTGCGAGTGATGGGCGAAGAGAGTCGGCGAATGATGGAGCGGGAAGCCGCCGTCTATCGCCTGGCGAGCCGGGACCCCGCCTGCGCGGCGCTGGGCGATCTCCTGCCCCGGTTTCACGGCTTCGACCGTGCGTCCGGGATTCTGTTGCTGGATCTGGTGGAAGACGGTGCGACGCTCGTCGAGCGGCAACGGTCCGGCGCCCGTGCAGCGAGGACCTCAGCCGCCGCCTTGGGGCGGGCACTGGCTCTCCTCCACGGCCAGGTCGATCCGTCGACCCGCCTCGATCCCGGACTGTTCCCGCGCCAGGTGCCGGGTATCTTCACCGCTCACCGGGGAGGCCCTCTCCTCGATTGGCTGTCGTCCGGACAGAAGCGACTGGTGGAGGAAATCGGTAAACACCCTCTTCTCGCTTCAATTCTCGATGCGGCCGTTGCCGATTGGCGGTTCGACTGCTTCACCCACGGCGACCTCAAGTGGCAGAACGCCCTGCTGGAGAGGTCCGGTCGTCTTTACCTGGTGGACTGGGAGCTCGCGGATGTGGGCGACGCGGCATGGGATGTCGGCAGTGGGCTACAAGATTGGATCGCCGAAGCGGTTCGACGGCCAGGGCACCGGCTTGAACTCCGCGCTGCGGCCCGAGCCTATTGGGCGGCCTACCACACGTCTCCTGCCGTCGCCTTCGATGCCGCCAGCTTCGATCGCCGCTGCCGGGTGTGCGCCGCGGCCCGCCTGCTGCAGGCCGCTTTGGAAGAAATGCGCGCGCAAGATCCTCAGTCCACCATCGCCCCCGCCGCCGGTAGCCTCCCGAGGCGGCTAGTGGACCAAGCGATCTCTCTGCTCGAGAACCTGAACGACGCGGACCCCTGGCCGCCCTGA
- a CDS encoding TolC family protein has protein sequence MAESKILPWLVVGQFLGLTAWGWSQTPIATAFEGAPPAAAESESSAPKGTPSRSPGVEELLAGVESDLRLVLEEVLERSPVIARARQRAAAAAARVPQVRAMPDPVASLKLFVLSPETRTGPQQFSVAIEQELPWFGKLALREQAALYATAVAEAEVEAVRLETLTEARRLVHELAFLSDYQGIVETERSALVRYERAAQARYSSGTGLQQEILRIQAQITHTDTRLLEIRERRIHLTAMLNALRDRPASEPIEPPPLPAVQTDSLSVEALCEFAASHRPEVAAAEARIAAAGTLGELARKNFLPDWRLGLSYTAVGRRDDDAGRRIAPEGNGDDTLALTGSVDLPVRRGKLAAGVEEADASRRAAEAERRRLLAEIEADIGDLVARIPLLFEHLELLEGVLQRQAREALRSAETAYSTGKLNAVDLLDAEVVLLEVRIAAARTRADLAIAWARLEHAVAAPLTPGTSALPTPRNPHRPESIP, from the coding sequence ATGGCTGAATCAAAGATCCTGCCCTGGCTGGTCGTAGGCCAGTTTCTTGGGCTCACGGCCTGGGGATGGTCCCAGACGCCGATAGCCACCGCTTTCGAAGGCGCTCCCCCGGCCGCGGCGGAATCGGAGAGTTCCGCCCCGAAAGGAACCCCCTCGAGAAGTCCTGGCGTCGAGGAGCTGCTCGCCGGCGTGGAATCAGACCTCCGGCTCGTCTTGGAAGAAGTGCTGGAGCGCAGTCCGGTGATCGCCCGCGCCCGCCAACGGGCGGCGGCGGCCGCAGCCCGGGTGCCACAGGTGCGCGCGATGCCGGATCCCGTGGCGTCGCTGAAACTCTTCGTGCTCTCGCCGGAGACGCGCACCGGGCCGCAGCAGTTCAGCGTCGCCATCGAACAAGAGCTGCCGTGGTTCGGCAAGCTCGCTCTGCGGGAGCAGGCGGCGCTCTATGCCACCGCGGTGGCGGAAGCGGAAGTCGAAGCGGTGCGCCTCGAAACGCTCACCGAAGCCCGCCGCCTGGTCCACGAGCTGGCCTTTCTCTCGGACTACCAGGGCATCGTGGAAACGGAGCGAAGTGCCCTGGTGCGCTATGAGCGAGCAGCCCAGGCGCGGTACTCGTCGGGCACGGGCCTCCAGCAGGAGATTCTCCGCATCCAGGCGCAGATCACCCACACCGACACCCGCCTGCTGGAGATTCGGGAGCGCCGGATCCACCTGACAGCCATGCTCAATGCGCTGCGGGACCGGCCGGCTTCGGAGCCGATCGAGCCGCCGCCCTTGCCGGCAGTTCAGACGGACAGCCTGTCGGTAGAGGCTTTGTGCGAGTTCGCCGCCTCCCACCGGCCGGAAGTCGCCGCCGCCGAGGCCCGCATCGCCGCCGCCGGCACGCTCGGTGAACTGGCGAGAAAAAACTTTCTCCCGGACTGGCGTCTCGGCCTGTCCTATACCGCTGTCGGCCGCCGCGACGACGATGCCGGGCGGCGCATCGCGCCCGAAGGAAACGGCGACGACACTCTCGCTCTGACGGGCTCCGTCGATCTGCCAGTCCGGCGGGGCAAGTTGGCGGCCGGGGTCGAAGAAGCGGACGCCTCCCGGCGCGCGGCGGAGGCGGAAAGGCGCCGCCTTCTCGCGGAGATCGAAGCCGACATCGGCGACCTGGTGGCGCGCATCCCGCTGCTTTTCGAGCACCTCGAGCTGCTGGAGGGAGTTCTCCAAAGGCAGGCGCGAGAGGCCCTACGCTCCGCCGAGACGGCGTACAGCACCGGAAAACTGAACGCCGTCGATTTGCTCGATGCGGAGGTGGTGTTGCTCGAAGTGCGCATCGCCGCCGCCCGCACTCGCGCCGACCTCGCCATCGCCTGGGCGCGACTGGAGCACGCCGTCGCGGCTCCCCTGACACCCGGCACCTCAGCACTCCCCACGCCTCGAAACCCTCACCGCCCGGAGTCCATCCCATGA